A region from the Mycobacterium heidelbergense genome encodes:
- the metE gene encoding 5-methyltetrahydropteroyltriglutamate--homocysteine S-methyltransferase, with protein MTPQPFTATVVGSPRIGPKRELKRATEGYWAGRTSRSQLESVAATLRRDTWAGLAAAGLDSVPVNTFSYYDQMLDTAVMLGALPARAAQVPDDLDRYFAAARGNKDVAPLEMTKWFDTNYHYIVPEIGPATKFTLNPDKVLSELKEALAQGIPARPVIIGPVTFLLLSKAVDGAAAPLERLQELVPIYSELLSLLADNGAQWVQLDEPVLVTDISPDAPALAEAVYNALGKVSKRPAIYVATYFGDPGDSLGALARTPVEAIGVDLVYGVDTAIAAVPELAHKTLVAGVVDGRNIWRTDLESALGKLATLLGSAGSVAVSTSCSTLHVPYSLEPETDLDDALRSWLAFGQEKVHEVVVLARALHQGRDAVADEIAASNAAVASRKSDPRLHNNQVRARIDSIVASGAHRGDAAQRRASQDARLHLPALPTTTIGSFPQTTAIRKARAALRAGEIDEAEYNNRMKQEVADVIKLQEDLGLDVLVHGEPERNDMVQYFAEQLDGFFATQNGWVQSYGSRCVRPPVLYGDVARPHPMTVEWATYAQSLTDKPVKGMLTGPVTILAWSFVRDDQPLADTANQVALAIRDETVDLQAAGIAVIQVDEPALRELLPLRRSDQDDYLRWAVGAFRLATSGVADSTQIHTHLCYSEFGEVIGAIADLDADVTSIEAARSHMEVLDDLNAVGFANSVGPGVYDIHSPRVPSTEEMTASLRAALKAVPAQRLWVNPDCGLKTRNPDEVTASLQNMVAAAQEVRAGA; from the coding sequence GTGACCCCCCAACCATTCACCGCTACAGTTGTCGGCTCCCCACGCATCGGTCCGAAACGCGAACTCAAGCGCGCGACCGAAGGCTACTGGGCCGGGCGCACCAGCCGATCGCAACTGGAATCCGTCGCCGCAACCCTGCGCCGGGACACGTGGGCGGGCTTGGCCGCCGCCGGCCTGGACTCGGTGCCGGTGAACACCTTCTCCTACTACGACCAGATGCTCGACACGGCCGTCATGCTCGGCGCGCTGCCGGCCCGGGCCGCGCAGGTTCCCGACGACCTGGATCGCTACTTCGCGGCGGCGCGCGGCAACAAGGATGTCGCGCCGCTGGAGATGACCAAGTGGTTCGACACCAACTACCACTACATCGTTCCCGAGATCGGGCCCGCGACGAAGTTCACGCTGAACCCGGACAAGGTGCTCTCCGAGCTGAAAGAGGCTCTTGCGCAAGGGATTCCCGCGCGCCCGGTCATCATCGGGCCGGTCACCTTCCTGTTGCTGAGCAAGGCCGTTGACGGCGCCGCTGCGCCGCTCGAGCGCCTCCAGGAGCTGGTGCCGATCTACTCCGAGCTGTTGAGCCTGCTGGCCGACAACGGCGCACAGTGGGTGCAGCTCGACGAACCCGTACTGGTCACCGACATCTCCCCCGACGCCCCGGCACTGGCCGAGGCGGTGTACAACGCCCTGGGCAAGGTGAGCAAGCGGCCCGCCATCTACGTCGCCACCTACTTCGGCGACCCAGGCGACTCGCTGGGCGCGCTGGCCCGCACGCCCGTCGAGGCCATCGGCGTCGACCTGGTCTACGGCGTCGACACCGCGATCGCGGCGGTGCCCGAACTCGCCCACAAGACCCTGGTGGCCGGAGTCGTCGACGGACGCAACATCTGGCGCACCGACCTGGAGTCGGCGCTGGGCAAGCTGGCGACGCTGCTGGGGTCGGCGGGCTCGGTCGCGGTGTCGACGTCGTGTTCCACGCTGCACGTGCCGTACTCGCTGGAGCCCGAAACCGACCTCGACGACGCCCTGCGCAGCTGGCTGGCGTTCGGGCAGGAGAAGGTGCACGAAGTCGTCGTGCTCGCTCGGGCGCTGCACCAGGGGCGCGACGCGGTCGCCGACGAGATCGCCGCGTCCAACGCCGCCGTGGCCTCCCGCAAGAGCGACCCGCGGCTGCACAACAACCAGGTCCGCGCCCGGATCGACTCGATCGTCGCCTCGGGTGCCCATCGCGGTGACGCGGCGCAACGGCGCGCCAGCCAGGACGCGCGCCTGCACCTGCCCGCGCTGCCGACCACAACGATCGGCTCCTTCCCGCAGACCACGGCGATCCGCAAGGCCCGCGCCGCGCTGCGCGCCGGTGAGATCGACGAGGCCGAGTACAACAACCGGATGAAGCAGGAGGTCGCCGACGTCATCAAGCTGCAGGAAGACCTCGGGCTCGACGTGCTGGTGCACGGCGAGCCGGAACGCAACGACATGGTGCAGTACTTCGCCGAGCAGCTGGACGGTTTCTTCGCCACGCAGAACGGCTGGGTGCAGTCCTACGGCAGCCGCTGCGTGCGTCCGCCGGTCCTCTACGGCGACGTCGCCCGGCCGCATCCGATGACGGTGGAGTGGGCCACCTACGCGCAGTCGCTGACCGACAAGCCGGTGAAGGGCATGCTGACCGGGCCGGTGACGATCCTGGCCTGGTCGTTCGTGCGTGACGACCAGCCGCTGGCCGACACCGCCAACCAGGTGGCGCTGGCCATCCGCGACGAGACCGTGGACCTGCAGGCCGCCGGCATCGCGGTCATCCAGGTCGACGAGCCGGCGCTGCGCGAGCTGCTGCCGCTGCGTCGCTCCGACCAGGACGACTACTTGCGTTGGGCCGTAGGGGCTTTCCGCTTGGCCACCTCCGGCGTCGCCGACTCGACGCAGATCCACACGCACCTGTGCTACTCGGAGTTCGGTGAGGTGATCGGCGCCATCGCTGACCTGGACGCCGACGTCACATCCATCGAGGCGGCCCGCTCGCACATGGAGGTGCTGGACGACCTGAACGCTGTTGGCTTCGCCAACAGCGTGGGCCCGGGTGTCTACGACATCCACTCGCCGCGGGTGCCCAGCACCGAGGAGATGACCGCGTCACTGCGGGCCGCGCTGAAAGCCGTTCCGGCGCAGCGGCTCTGGGTCAACCCCGACTGCGGGCTGAAGACCCGCAACCCCGACGAGGTCACCGCGTCGCTGCAGAACATGGTCGCGGCGGCCCAGGAGGTGCGGGCCGGGGCCTAA